The Sediminitomix flava genome includes a window with the following:
- a CDS encoding Na+/H+ antiporter NhaC family protein — protein MNSVNQADKQTPKGNGFALLPLISFLFVYLCTSIVTGDFYKMPVSVAFLISLGIALFQNKSRSLHDKLESFCKGAGNSDIMLMSLIFILAGAFATVAKEMGAVDSVVNFSLAFMPSNMLLAGVFLIACFISISIGTSVGTIAALTPMAVGIAESTGFHIGLSLSAVVSGAMFGDNLSMISDTTIAATRSQGCTMRDKFRTNFRIVFPAALITIFIYIYLTSSAENTFSIQNGEYSLVKIFPYLFVLVAAILGINVTVVLTLGTLIAGGIGIYSGDFDTWGFVHNISTGIQGMSELVIICILVGGTFELIRYNGGIQFILNKIEKNISGQKGGQIGIALLVFLTNLCTANNTIAIVISGPIAKNIADKYGISGRKSASLLDTFSCFTQGIIPYGAQLLTAVGIAGVSLVSPIEVMQYLFYPILMGISAVIAIFFFKN, from the coding sequence ATGAATTCAGTAAATCAAGCCGATAAACAAACTCCAAAAGGGAATGGCTTTGCACTTTTACCATTAATCAGTTTCTTATTCGTATACCTGTGTACGTCCATTGTTACAGGGGACTTTTATAAGATGCCTGTGAGCGTTGCCTTTTTGATCTCTTTAGGGATTGCCCTTTTTCAAAATAAAAGCAGATCTCTACATGACAAATTAGAATCATTTTGTAAAGGAGCTGGAAATAGTGACATCATGCTGATGAGTTTAATTTTCATTTTGGCAGGAGCTTTTGCTACAGTTGCCAAAGAAATGGGAGCTGTAGACTCAGTAGTTAACTTCAGTTTGGCTTTCATGCCTTCAAATATGCTTTTAGCAGGCGTGTTCTTGATCGCATGTTTCATCTCGATATCTATCGGAACGTCTGTCGGTACTATTGCGGCACTAACCCCTATGGCTGTAGGAATTGCAGAAAGTACAGGCTTTCATATAGGTTTATCATTGAGTGCCGTTGTCAGTGGAGCAATGTTTGGAGACAATCTTTCCATGATTTCTGACACAACTATTGCCGCTACGAGATCGCAAGGTTGTACAATGCGAGATAAATTCAGAACAAATTTCAGAATTGTATTCCCTGCCGCACTAATCACAATTTTCATTTACATCTATCTTACTTCTTCAGCAGAAAATACGTTTAGTATTCAGAATGGAGAATATAGCCTTGTAAAAATCTTTCCTTACTTATTTGTACTTGTCGCAGCAATTTTAGGTATAAATGTAACCGTAGTACTTACACTCGGTACTCTGATTGCTGGAGGAATTGGTATTTATTCAGGAGATTTTGACACTTGGGGTTTTGTTCATAACATTTCCACAGGAATTCAAGGAATGTCAGAACTTGTCATCATCTGTATTTTAGTTGGAGGTACTTTTGAACTCATTAGATACAATGGCGGTATACAGTTTATTTTAAATAAGATTGAGAAAAATATTTCTGGACAAAAAGGTGGACAAATCGGCATAGCACTTTTAGTCTTCTTGACAAATCTTTGTACAGCTAATAATACCATTGCAATTGTTATAAGTGGGCCTATTGCAAAAAATATTGCAGACAAATACGGAATTTCAGGTAGAAAATCAGCAAGTTTATTAGATACCTTCTCTTGTTTTACACAAGGAATTATTCCTTATGGTGCGCAACTTCTTACAGCTGTCGGGATTGCAGGAGTCAGCTTGGTTAGTCCTATCGAAGTGATGCAATATTTATTTTACCCGATTTTGATGGGAATTTCTGCTGTAATTGCCATTTTTTTCTTCAAAAACTAA
- a CDS encoding porin, whose protein sequence is MRKLIYTMCVLGGVFANKLANAQSVEPTQEPDSLAQRIDLLQQEVDQLKQKNDRFNLLINFQGNNRSNFDQNGFVDNKFTIDQFRIEMMGELADGLTYRFRQRINSTSGNGNQDGLSFATDVMELQYEVNDDFRIKFGKQAEMLGGYEFDYNPIDIYQYTLIGNYCKGFLTGVNFSYDIGAQNLNFQIVNADNTLSTDRLPEGVNETGAAMGYNVLWYGSLFDGKLQPIWSYQLYNNYEDAFTKRVNLGFRINQKKPNRFFEFEVYNSSEDVDDMKLVSDVYQQFEGNDNTLMTDVQYYGVVGKYRYAFSDKCHALVKYAYEKANTKDGSFYGETSSTQSDVFTSQTGVVAFEYYPYGYADGFRVHLAVSSQGFNYVDQVNAAGVEDISNSSIMIGVKHRLQLF, encoded by the coding sequence ATGAGAAAATTAATTTACACAATGTGTGTTCTAGGCGGCGTGTTTGCTAATAAACTTGCAAATGCTCAGTCTGTAGAACCGACACAAGAACCTGATTCATTAGCACAAAGAATTGATCTTTTACAACAAGAGGTTGATCAACTTAAACAAAAAAATGATCGTTTTAACTTACTTATTAACTTCCAAGGAAATAACCGATCAAATTTTGATCAAAACGGATTTGTAGATAATAAATTTACGATAGATCAATTCCGTATTGAAATGATGGGCGAGTTAGCAGACGGACTTACTTATCGTTTTAGACAAAGAATCAATAGTACTTCAGGAAATGGCAATCAAGATGGTTTATCTTTTGCGACTGACGTAATGGAGTTACAATATGAGGTTAATGACGATTTTAGAATTAAATTTGGTAAGCAGGCTGAAATGCTAGGTGGTTACGAATTTGATTATAACCCAATCGATATCTATCAGTACACTCTTATTGGTAATTACTGTAAGGGATTCTTGACAGGGGTAAACTTCTCTTATGATATTGGTGCACAAAATTTAAATTTTCAGATCGTAAATGCTGATAATACACTGTCAACTGATCGTTTACCTGAAGGTGTGAATGAAACTGGGGCAGCAATGGGATATAACGTACTTTGGTACGGATCGTTATTTGATGGAAAGCTTCAGCCGATATGGTCATATCAGTTGTATAATAACTATGAAGATGCTTTCACAAAGCGTGTCAACTTAGGATTTAGAATAAACCAAAAGAAACCAAACAGATTCTTTGAGTTTGAAGTATATAACTCTTCAGAGGATGTGGATGACATGAAATTGGTTTCAGATGTTTATCAGCAGTTTGAGGGTAACGATAATACCTTAATGACAGATGTTCAGTATTATGGGGTTGTAGGAAAATATAGATATGCTTTTTCAGATAAATGTCATGCACTTGTGAAGTATGCTTATGAAAAAGCAAATACTAAAGATGGAAGCTTCTATGGCGAAACTAGTTCAACTCAAAGTGATGTGTTTACGTCACAAACAGGAGTTGTTGCTTTTGAATATTACCCATACGGGTACGCAGATGGTTTTAGAGTACATTTAGCCGTTTCAAGTCAAGGTTTTAATTATGTTGATCAAGTAAATGCTGCTGGCGTAGAAGATATCAGTAATTCGAGTATAATGATTGGTGTCAAACACAGATTACAATTATTCTAA
- a CDS encoding alpha-ketoacid dehydrogenase subunit alpha/beta, whose protein sequence is MQTKSDLNKTEILNDYRLVLESRHASLVGRKEVFMGKAKFGIFGDGKELAQIAMAKAFKNGDFRSGYYRDQTFMFAIGELTIQEFFAQLYAHTDVEAEPSSAGRCMNSHFATRSMNEDGSWKNLMEQKNSASDISPTAGQMPRLVGLAYASKLYRENPELASYTQFSNKGNEIAFGTIGNASAAEGLFFEAINAAGVLQVPMLMSVWDDGYGISVPNSYQMTKDNVSEVLAGFQRDENTKGYEIITVNGWDYVALQEAYFKAEKVCREEHVPALIHVREITQPQGHSSSGSHERYKSKERLEWETEYDCIVQFKKWILENELATEEELAQIDKDAQDTVKKARQAAWKAFLASMKPEHEGALALIDKAAKAFPQHTEIAQIYNELKKALNPIRLDAIKAVKNVSRILRFEEGAIREDIRAWLKNAEEVNHERYSSYLYSESPNSALNVERVAPEYTGEESPMVDGREVMQATFDHIFARDPRVFAIGEDVGKIGDVNQGFAGLQDKYGEIRITDTGIREPTIIGQGVGAALRGLRPITEIQYLDYIYYALQTLTDDLACLQYRTKGGQTAPLIIRTRGHRLEGIWHSGSPIGMLLHSLRGIYILVPRNMTKAAGFYNTMLKSDDPAIIIECLNGYRLKEQLPANLDDMCEPIGVPETIREGKDVTIVTYGSMCRIVMEAADQLSKYDIEVEVIDAQSLLPFDRHHQIVESIKKTNRAVFADEDVSGGASAFMMQKVVDEQEAYKYLDSKPICISGKDHRPAYASDGDYFSKPNTETVFDTIYDMMHEADPKKYPALY, encoded by the coding sequence ATGCAAACAAAATCAGATCTCAATAAGACAGAAATTCTGAACGACTATCGCCTAGTTTTAGAGAGTCGTCATGCCAGCTTAGTAGGTAGAAAAGAAGTCTTTATGGGGAAAGCCAAGTTTGGTATTTTCGGAGACGGTAAGGAGTTGGCACAGATAGCCATGGCAAAAGCTTTTAAGAACGGAGACTTCCGTTCAGGCTACTACAGAGACCAAACTTTTATGTTTGCGATAGGCGAACTAACTATCCAAGAATTTTTCGCTCAACTATATGCCCATACTGATGTTGAGGCAGAACCTTCTAGTGCAGGACGTTGTATGAACTCGCACTTTGCTACTCGTAGTATGAACGAAGACGGTTCGTGGAAAAATTTGATGGAGCAAAAAAACTCTGCTTCTGATATTTCTCCTACAGCAGGTCAAATGCCAAGACTTGTAGGTTTGGCTTACGCATCCAAACTGTATAGAGAAAACCCAGAATTAGCATCTTATACTCAATTTTCTAATAAAGGTAACGAAATCGCATTCGGTACTATCGGTAATGCATCTGCTGCGGAAGGACTATTCTTCGAAGCAATTAATGCTGCTGGTGTTTTACAGGTTCCAATGCTAATGTCTGTTTGGGATGATGGTTACGGTATTTCTGTACCGAATAGCTACCAGATGACAAAAGACAATGTGTCTGAAGTCTTGGCTGGTTTCCAAAGAGATGAAAATACAAAGGGCTATGAAATCATAACCGTAAATGGTTGGGATTATGTAGCACTGCAAGAAGCTTATTTTAAGGCTGAAAAAGTTTGTCGTGAGGAACATGTACCTGCTCTTATTCACGTAAGAGAAATCACACAGCCCCAAGGACACTCTTCATCGGGTTCTCATGAGCGTTACAAAAGTAAAGAACGTTTGGAATGGGAAACTGAATATGACTGTATTGTTCAGTTCAAGAAGTGGATCTTAGAAAATGAGCTTGCTACAGAAGAAGAATTAGCTCAAATTGACAAAGATGCTCAAGATACAGTAAAGAAAGCTCGTCAAGCTGCATGGAAAGCATTCCTTGCGTCTATGAAACCTGAGCATGAAGGCGCCTTAGCTTTAATTGATAAAGCAGCAAAAGCATTCCCTCAGCATACTGAAATTGCTCAGATTTATAACGAATTGAAAAAGGCATTGAATCCAATCCGATTGGATGCGATCAAAGCTGTTAAAAATGTATCGCGTATTCTTCGTTTTGAAGAAGGAGCTATTCGTGAAGATATCAGAGCTTGGCTTAAAAATGCTGAAGAGGTAAATCACGAAAGATATAGCTCATATTTATATAGCGAGTCTCCAAATTCGGCACTTAACGTAGAACGCGTAGCTCCAGAATACACAGGAGAAGAAAGCCCAATGGTAGATGGTCGTGAAGTAATGCAAGCGACTTTTGATCATATTTTCGCAAGAGATCCTAGAGTTTTTGCTATTGGAGAAGATGTAGGAAAAATTGGTGATGTAAACCAAGGTTTTGCTGGTCTTCAAGATAAATATGGTGAAATCAGAATCACAGATACAGGTATCCGTGAACCTACAATTATCGGACAAGGTGTAGGAGCTGCACTCAGAGGGTTGAGACCAATCACTGAAATTCAGTATTTGGATTATATCTACTATGCTCTTCAGACACTTACTGATGATTTAGCGTGTCTGCAGTACCGTACGAAAGGTGGACAAACTGCCCCATTGATTATCCGTACACGTGGTCACCGCTTGGAAGGTATCTGGCATTCAGGTTCTCCAATCGGAATGTTGCTTCACTCGCTGAGAGGTATCTATATCTTAGTACCTCGTAACATGACCAAAGCAGCAGGTTTCTACAACACAATGTTGAAATCTGATGATCCTGCAATTATCATTGAATGTTTGAATGGGTATCGCTTGAAAGAACAACTTCCAGCCAACCTTGATGACATGTGTGAACCAATTGGTGTTCCAGAAACAATCAGAGAAGGTAAAGATGTTACTATCGTAACTTACGGCTCGATGTGTAGAATCGTGATGGAAGCTGCAGATCAACTTTCTAAGTATGATATTGAGGTAGAAGTTATTGATGCACAATCACTACTTCCATTCGATAGACATCATCAGATTGTAGAATCAATCAAGAAAACAAACCGTGCAGTATTTGCTGACGAAGATGTAAGTGGTGGTGCATCTGCATTTATGATGCAAAAAGTTGTAGATGAGCAAGAGGCTTACAAATATCTTGACTCTAAACCAATCTGTATTTCGGGTAAAGATCACCGTCCTGCTTATGCATCAGATGGAGATTATTTCTCGAAACCAAATACAGAAACTGTTTTTGATACTATTTATGATATGATGCACGAAGCTGATCCAAAAAAATACCCAGCATTGTATTAG
- a CDS encoding quinone-dependent dihydroorotate dehydrogenase has protein sequence MYKSIIRPLLYLFQPETIHHVVFGTLKWSMKLPFVSSISRSLFVYEHPSLEKNLFGLKFKSPVGLAAGFDKEASHIDELANLGFGFIEIGTLTPKGQPGNPKPRIFRVVEDEGLINRMGFNNEGVEAAVKHLKARKGNVIVGGNIGKNKVTPNEEAVNDYIQCFNALFDHVDYFTVNVSSPNTPNLRELQDKEPLTQLLGTLQALNEKKGTPKPIFLKIAPDLTDSQLDDIIEIVADTKIEGVIATNTTISREGLKTDTNKVTEIGAGGLSGKPVKSRSTEVIRYLNQKSNGKLQIIGVGGIYTAEDAIEKIEAGASLVQVYTGFVYEGPSIVKNINKGLVKYYQTKA, from the coding sequence ATGTATAAATCAATTATCAGACCCCTCTTATATTTATTCCAACCGGAGACAATTCATCACGTGGTATTCGGAACTTTGAAGTGGTCAATGAAACTTCCATTTGTCTCAAGTATCTCTCGTTCACTTTTTGTTTATGAGCATCCTTCACTTGAGAAGAACTTATTTGGCTTGAAATTCAAATCTCCAGTAGGTTTGGCTGCAGGTTTTGATAAAGAAGCTTCACACATCGATGAATTAGCGAATCTAGGATTTGGTTTTATAGAGATTGGTACGCTGACACCAAAAGGTCAACCTGGAAATCCGAAACCAAGAATTTTCAGAGTTGTAGAAGACGAAGGTCTGATTAACAGAATGGGCTTTAATAACGAAGGTGTAGAAGCTGCAGTTAAACACCTTAAAGCTAGAAAAGGGAATGTGATTGTTGGAGGAAATATTGGTAAGAACAAGGTGACTCCAAATGAAGAAGCAGTGAATGATTACATTCAGTGTTTCAACGCTCTTTTTGATCATGTGGATTACTTTACGGTCAATGTAAGTTCTCCAAATACACCAAACTTGAGAGAGCTTCAAGATAAAGAGCCATTAACTCAACTATTGGGTACACTTCAAGCTCTAAATGAAAAGAAGGGTACGCCAAAACCAATCTTTTTGAAAATTGCTCCAGATTTGACAGATTCTCAACTTGATGATATCATTGAGATTGTAGCAGATACAAAAATTGAAGGTGTGATTGCTACAAATACTACAATCAGCAGAGAAGGATTGAAAACTGATACGAATAAAGTAACAGAAATAGGAGCTGGTGGGTTGAGTGGTAAACCTGTAAAATCTCGTTCTACAGAGGTAATTCGTTATTTGAATCAGAAATCCAACGGTAAGCTTCAAATTATTGGAGTTGGAGGTATTTACACCGCAGAAGATGCAATTGAAAAAATTGAAGCAGGAGCATCTCTGGTACAAGTTTATACGGGTTTTGTATATGAAGGACCTTCTATCGTTAAAAATATCAATAAAGGTTTGGTGAAATATTATCAGACTAAAGCATAG
- a CDS encoding bacteriorhodopsin-like: protein MMFLEIITIAKDDPVAFTFFTGYMAMFAASVFFFLERTRVDDKWKLSLLVSGLITGIAAVHYFYMRDYYSATGENPTALRYIDWTLTVPLMCVEFYLLLKPAGAKISFMWKLIVASVWMLVCGYIGEAFTDGSMGHSVLWGTLSTLGYIYILYSAWFGEAKQLAEKSNSVAVQKGIRALAWFVFAGWAIYPIGYMAMPGGWLGPDGAALLSVRDMDLIYNIGDAINKIGFGLVVYSIAMSETSKNKGSVATA, encoded by the coding sequence ATGATGTTTCTTGAGATTATTACAATAGCAAAGGATGACCCGGTAGCCTTTACTTTCTTCACTGGGTATATGGCTATGTTTGCTGCGAGTGTGTTCTTTTTCTTAGAAAGAACAAGAGTAGACGATAAGTGGAAACTTTCTTTGTTAGTTTCTGGACTCATTACAGGTATTGCAGCAGTGCATTACTTCTACATGAGAGATTATTACTCTGCTACAGGTGAAAACCCAACAGCCTTAAGGTATATTGATTGGACATTGACAGTTCCGCTCATGTGTGTAGAGTTCTATTTATTATTGAAGCCCGCAGGAGCAAAGATTTCCTTTATGTGGAAATTGATCGTAGCTTCTGTATGGATGTTAGTTTGTGGGTACATCGGAGAAGCATTTACCGATGGAAGTATGGGACATTCTGTACTGTGGGGTACTTTATCAACACTAGGATACATTTACATTCTGTATAGTGCTTGGTTTGGTGAAGCGAAACAATTGGCAGAAAAGTCAAATTCAGTAGCAGTACAGAAAGGTATTAGAGCTTTAGCATGGTTTGTATTTGCTGGTTGGGCTATTTATCCAATTGGATATATGGCAATGCCAGGTGGTTGGTTAGGACCCGATGGGGCTGCTTTACTCTCTGTGCGTGATATGGACTTAATTTATAATATTGGTGATGCTATTAATAAAATTGGTTTTGGTCTAGTCGTTTATTCAATTGCGATGAGTGAAACCTCAAAGAATAAAGGAAGTGTAGCCACGGCATAG
- a CDS encoding Brp/Blh family beta-carotene 15,15'-dioxygenase, which produces MNLSIICILFLGIPHGAIDHILYEKQEKRFSTLRFNTIYLGLMAVYLVFWILFPTPSLIAFLILSSYHFGQSQFSDLPNSTDASHNFLALSWGMVLLSGLVLFNLSEVVQLFEESETLASSSFIFQHDVFLLIFVLSLSLTVLLLLFHLKKKRIGVKRLFTEVFILSLLLAIFYFLPLLIAFTIYFTIWHSCRVLYEEYEFLAQKIADFSFQKFIKLLFPYSAISICFSIVGIMVLRSDVIGISNILLILIFLSILTLPHTFVIYLFYKSFYKKEELT; this is translated from the coding sequence GTGAATTTATCCATTATTTGTATTCTATTTCTCGGAATACCTCATGGCGCTATAGACCATATTTTATATGAAAAGCAAGAAAAAAGATTTAGCACTTTGCGTTTCAATACTATCTATTTGGGCTTAATGGCTGTTTATCTTGTTTTTTGGATTTTGTTTCCTACGCCTAGCCTTATCGCATTTCTAATATTATCTTCTTACCATTTTGGGCAATCTCAGTTTTCGGATCTTCCAAATTCAACAGATGCATCACATAACTTTCTAGCATTGTCTTGGGGGATGGTTTTACTATCAGGTTTAGTCCTTTTTAACTTGTCTGAAGTGGTTCAACTATTTGAAGAATCTGAAACGCTAGCATCATCAAGTTTCATATTTCAACATGATGTATTTCTACTTATATTTGTGCTAAGTCTAAGTCTTACAGTATTACTTCTGTTATTTCATTTGAAGAAAAAAAGAATAGGGGTGAAAAGGCTTTTCACTGAGGTATTCATTTTGAGTTTACTGCTAGCAATTTTCTACTTTTTACCGTTGTTGATCGCATTTACGATCTATTTTACTATTTGGCATTCTTGTAGAGTATTGTACGAAGAGTATGAATTTTTAGCCCAAAAAATAGCCGATTTTTCATTTCAAAAGTTCATAAAACTTCTCTTTCCGTATTCTGCAATCAGTATTTGTTTTTCTATTGTGGGAATAATGGTTTTGAGAAGTGATGTGATTGGAATATCAAACATACTTTTGATTCTTATATTCTTATCTATCCTTACTTTGCCACATACATTTGTGATCTACCTTTTCTATAAGAGTTTTTATAAAAAGGAAGAGTTAACGTAG
- a CDS encoding S9 family peptidase, translated as MIRKTMITLMLVCSSLLGFSQDVMTPELLWELGRVGNVQVSPDQKTVLYSVTYYDVQENKGNGDLYTLNLETNKVTQITETPYSEFSATWRSNEKIAFLSAKSGSVQLYEMKADGSELTQVSDIEGGISTYNYSHNGEFLAFSKEVKIDETTADLYPELKKAEAVVIDDLMYRHWDHWSDAYYSHVFYAPIVDGKVSSEAKDIMEGERFDAPTQPFGGGEDITWSADDSKIVYVSKKKAGKEYAVSTDTELYFYDLETGKTEKFENGEKGYDTHPVFSTDGSRLAWLGMARDGYESDKNVLYVYDFKLGKKVAVTGNWDETVSSFIWGKDNRTFYFLAPVEATYQLFEVKLPKKIEKEEIAAEDIRMITKGEHNYGSLAVAGNKLIGLKQSMKAASEIYSVDIKSGEETKLTTVNDEIYNTIDNVTVEKRWVPTSDGKKMLVWVVLPPNFDENKKYPALLYCQGGPQSPVSQFYSFRWNFQLMASKGYVVIAPNRRGLPSFGTEWNEAISQDWGGQSMEDYLAAVDDVSKESYIDKDNIGAVGASYGGYSVYMLAGIHEGRFSAFISHCGLFNMESWYGTTEEMFFANWDLGAPYWEYPQHKTYTKFSPHRYVQNWDTPILVIHGGKDFRVPESEGMQAFQAAQLRGIPSKFLYFPNEGHWVLKPQNGLIWHSEYFKWLDKWLKSDQQ; from the coding sequence ATGATCAGAAAAACGATGATCACACTCATGTTGGTGTGTAGTTCGCTTTTAGGATTCTCACAGGATGTTATGACTCCTGAATTACTGTGGGAACTCGGACGTGTAGGTAATGTACAAGTATCACCAGATCAAAAAACGGTATTGTATAGTGTTACCTATTACGATGTTCAAGAAAACAAAGGAAACGGCGATTTATATACTTTGAACTTGGAAACAAACAAAGTAACGCAAATCACAGAAACTCCTTATTCTGAATTTAGTGCCACTTGGAGAAGCAATGAAAAAATCGCTTTTCTTTCAGCTAAATCTGGAAGTGTACAATTGTATGAAATGAAAGCCGATGGTTCTGAACTTACTCAAGTAAGTGATATTGAAGGTGGAATTTCTACATACAATTATTCTCACAATGGAGAATTCCTAGCATTCTCGAAAGAGGTTAAAATTGATGAGACAACTGCAGATCTTTATCCTGAATTGAAAAAAGCTGAAGCTGTTGTTATCGATGACTTGATGTACCGTCACTGGGATCATTGGTCAGATGCTTACTACAGCCACGTATTTTATGCACCTATCGTAGATGGAAAAGTTTCTTCTGAAGCTAAAGACATTATGGAAGGTGAGCGTTTTGACGCTCCGACACAACCATTTGGTGGTGGAGAAGATATCACTTGGTCTGCTGACGATTCTAAAATCGTTTATGTTTCTAAGAAAAAAGCAGGTAAAGAATATGCCGTATCTACAGATACAGAGCTTTATTTCTACGACCTTGAAACAGGTAAAACTGAGAAGTTTGAAAACGGAGAAAAAGGTTATGATACACATCCTGTATTCTCTACCGATGGAAGTCGCTTGGCTTGGTTAGGAATGGCAAGAGACGGTTATGAGTCAGACAAAAATGTATTGTACGTTTATGACTTCAAACTTGGTAAAAAAGTAGCCGTAACAGGTAACTGGGATGAAACTGTAAGTAGTTTTATCTGGGGAAAGGATAATCGTACGTTCTATTTCTTAGCTCCTGTAGAAGCAACTTATCAACTTTTCGAAGTGAAACTTCCTAAGAAAATTGAGAAAGAAGAAATTGCTGCAGAAGACATCCGTATGATTACGAAAGGAGAACATAACTATGGTTCTTTAGCTGTTGCAGGAAATAAACTTATCGGTCTGAAGCAGTCTATGAAAGCTGCTAGCGAGATTTACAGTGTAGATATAAAGTCTGGTGAAGAGACTAAACTTACTACTGTAAACGACGAAATCTACAATACTATTGATAATGTAACGGTAGAGAAAAGATGGGTTCCGACTTCAGATGGCAAGAAAATGTTGGTTTGGGTTGTTTTACCTCCAAACTTTGACGAAAACAAAAAATACCCAGCCTTATTGTACTGTCAAGGTGGCCCTCAATCTCCAGTATCTCAATTCTATTCATTCCGTTGGAACTTCCAATTGATGGCATCTAAAGGTTATGTAGTTATTGCTCCAAACCGTAGAGGTCTTCCTTCTTTCGGTACAGAGTGGAATGAAGCTATTAGCCAAGATTGGGGCGGTCAGTCTATGGAAGACTACCTTGCTGCTGTAGATGATGTTTCAAAAGAATCTTATATCGATAAAGATAATATTGGTGCAGTAGGTGCAAGTTACGGAGGTTACTCAGTTTATATGCTTGCTGGTATCCACGAAGGTCGTTTCAGTGCGTTTATTTCTCACTGTGGTCTTTTCAATATGGAAAGCTGGTACGGAACTACTGAAGAGATGTTCTTTGCAAACTGGGATTTGGGTGCTCCTTACTGGGAATATCCTCAACACAAGACTTACACAAAATTCTCACCTCATAGATATGTTCAAAACTGGGATACTCCTATTTTGGTCATTCATGGAGGAAAAGATTTCCGTGTTCCAGAATCAGAAGGGATGCAAGCTTTCCAAGCTGCACAATTGCGTGGAATTCCTTCAAAATTCTTATATTTCCCGAATGAAGGACACTGGGTACTTAAGCCACAAAACGGTTTGATCTGGCATTCAGAATACTTCAAATGGTTAGACAAATGGTTAAAGTCTGATCAGCAATAA
- the lpxB gene encoding lipid-A-disaccharide synthase, protein MKYYIIAGEKSGDLHASNLVKELKIVDPNATFRGCGGDEMQAQGVELLKHYKDMAFMGFLEVVKNLMTIRKNIKNVKKDIAAYQPDVVILVDYSGFNLRIAEFTKKAGIKTYYYISPKVWAWNTGRAKKIKRLVDKMFVIMHFEKEFYKKYDFEVDYVGNPLFDAIGQFEKDEQFLAKEGLGEKPIIAILPGSRYQEVTKILPTMLSVTDKYPDYQFVVAGVKQLPDEVYKEVRERNIKIVFDNTYNLFSYAHAGIITSGTATLETALFDVPQVVCYTTSGVTYAVIKSLIKVKFISLVNLIADKEIVKELIQGEYTSENLKKELDLVLGENRDRILRDYKEMKAKIETEGTSKRTAKLMWQYLNEDKA, encoded by the coding sequence ATGAAATACTACATCATTGCAGGGGAGAAGTCAGGTGATTTGCATGCCTCTAATTTGGTCAAAGAATTGAAAATAGTTGACCCAAATGCGACATTTAGAGGTTGTGGAGGTGATGAGATGCAGGCTCAAGGCGTTGAACTCTTGAAGCATTATAAGGATATGGCATTTATGGGATTTTTGGAAGTAGTCAAAAACCTGATGACTATCCGAAAGAATATCAAAAATGTAAAGAAGGATATAGCAGCTTACCAACCTGATGTAGTTATTTTGGTAGATTATTCAGGTTTCAACCTTAGAATAGCTGAGTTTACAAAAAAGGCAGGGATCAAAACCTATTATTATATTTCGCCAAAAGTTTGGGCTTGGAATACAGGAAGAGCTAAGAAGATCAAACGCTTAGTTGATAAGATGTTTGTGATCATGCACTTTGAGAAAGAATTCTACAAGAAGTATGACTTTGAGGTTGATTATGTAGGAAATCCACTCTTCGATGCTATCGGACAATTTGAAAAAGATGAACAATTCTTGGCAAAAGAAGGCTTGGGTGAAAAACCTATCATTGCTATTCTTCCAGGAAGCCGATACCAAGAAGTGACTAAAATTCTTCCAACTATGCTTTCTGTGACTGATAAATATCCCGATTATCAGTTTGTAGTAGCAGGAGTGAAGCAGTTACCTGATGAGGTTTATAAAGAAGTGAGGGAAAGAAATATCAAGATTGTCTTTGACAATACTTACAATCTGTTCTCATATGCTCATGCAGGAATTATAACTTCGGGAACAGCTACCTTAGAAACAGCTCTATTTGATGTTCCTCAAGTTGTGTGTTATACTACTAGTGGAGTTACATATGCTGTAATTAAATCTCTAATTAAAGTGAAATTCATTTCCTTAGTTAATTTAATTGCAGATAAAGAGATTGTAAAAGAGTTAATTCAAGGAGAGTATACTTCTGAAAACTTGAAGAAAGAACTAGATTTAGTTTTGGGAGAAAATAGAGATAGAATTCTACGAGACTATAAAGAAATGAAAGCCAAAATAGAGACAGAAGGAACTTCAAAACGTACAGCCAAACTGATGTGGCAGTATTTGAATGAAGACAAGGCGTAA